TTAACTATTGAGTCGACATGAATTCTGGTCGTGTCAAATACAGGAATGTCAAAATCACGCTGGCTTATCAAGAGTGGAATCTCTGTACATCCCAATATAAGTCCTTCCGCCCCGCGCTCTACTAGCTCATTGACAATTGAAATATAGCGTCGTTTAGTGTCGTCCCTGATCAGGCCCCTGCCGAGCTCTTCTTTTACTGTTTCCTGAACATAGTCCCTAATTTTTTTATCTTCAGGGATCAGGACTTCGAGGCCGAATTCTTCCAAGCCTTTTCGATAGAATTCCATCTCCATAGTAAATATTGTTCCCAACAGTCCTATACGTGCAACTTTTTTTTCTACAACAGACTTCGCAGTCTCCGTGACAATATTTATTATTGGAAGACCCACTTGTGATTGAAGACGGCTAGCAAACATATGCGCAGTATTGGCACAAAGTGCAATAGCCTCGCTGCCACTCCGTTTCAGGCTTTCACAGGCTTCT
The sequence above is drawn from the Pseudolysobacter antarcticus genome and encodes:
- a CDS encoding aspartate/glutamate racemase family protein, which translates into the protein MKKVGLVGGISWVSTLDYYRFFNEEINARLGGLNFAECMIYSLNFADVQDRSWNNSYELLLEACESLKRSGSEAIALCANTAHMFASRLQSQVGLPIINIVTETAKSVVEKKVARIGLLGTIFTMEMEFYRKGLEEFGLEVLIPEDKKIRDYVQETVKEELGRGLIRDDTKRRYISIVNELVERGAEGLILGCTEIPLLISQRDFDIPVFDTTRIHVDSIVKFALS